One genomic segment of Mangifera indica cultivar Alphonso chromosome 6, CATAS_Mindica_2.1, whole genome shotgun sequence includes these proteins:
- the LOC123218540 gene encoding uncharacterized protein LOC123218540, producing the protein MAEEIVTCAATKLASRAAESAYNLLKQLISYVFKYQSYIDNLKNQVEDLRNKRETVEKPVESAERQGEEIYEAVKKWLSDVDDFTEGVAKAIIGDEDKANKGRCLKLKSCSNLIQRYKLGKEAAKAAVTGATLLGKGNFRCFSYRPALQRTESMSVRGYEAFDSREQVLREILDTLKDVNVNMIGVHGMGGVGKTTLVKKVGWQVREDKLFHEVAIAEVTQTPDYKKIQEKLASDLGLEFWQESEYQRASQLRSRIKKEKKRLLIILDNIWTKLDLDAIGIPFGDAEKERKDDKIRPCTILLTSRNRDLLSKDMKTQKNIFVHPLSEDDSWNLFRKIVGDSAESSDFHPLADEFVTKCAGLPIAISAIANTLKNESLPFWKDALVRLKRSTPRHIPYMEESVYSTIELSYNFLKIEEAKSLFLLCALKDAGSSMSIGDLLKYSMGLNLFEDVYTLEEGRNRLNSLIDYLKAYCLLLDDDNDHAVKMHDIIHDVAVSIASTEKFMFNIQNVIGLKEVLGEKIPKDSTAISLPYRDIYGKLPQRLEFPKLKLFFLFMNNHSLQIPDVIFEEMKELKVLDLTGFLFLSLPSSLSCLKNLQTLCLHDCLLDDLRILGKLSKLEILSFLRTDIELLPAEIGQLTQLKLLDLSNCINLKYIAPHVISGLSQLEELYMGNCLVHWEAEGVDNEGRRNASLDELKQLSNLTTLHLHVQDARVMPQYFFFKKLKSYHLFIGDKWKWSDKYCSSTSRTFKLKISDNVYLGHGIKSLLKMTEDLFLEEMNGVRYVVYELNVDGFPHLKHLHVEDGQDILYIINSVALKVAFPKLESLILCNLIKLEKICHGQLNAVSFSKLRIIKIEKCDRLEYLFASFMAKNLMQLQEIEVTYCKNLKELFGEESDDDGDEIERNDKMEFNQLCSLTLQCLPKFIKIDSNLAVVFPRLENLKLCSINVENTWLDRPLSIFSYSQCLKSLSIEECHGLNYLFSSAMVKRLNELQKLVIRNCKSMEVIVDSKGVQGEETIIYMSFPKLLYMKLELLPKLTNFGIGNLIEFPSLKELHIEGCSNLKTFLCKSFHLDTVREEEEKVNLENYFMNINPLFDEKVAFPSLEEMVLSHLDNLQLIWHNQKLHAKSFCKLKEVRVEFCGKLLTIVPSNTQGNLTFHYLKRLTIVGCQSMKSLFPVSMAIDLVQLEHLDISLCGLEIIVSEEEVKGAPTFLFPQLKSIYLSHLKELKYFYPRLHTIEWPMLSTLVVVDCKKIKVHDFEFSSFQERDKEREPAIFYLEKVIPNLEMLSFGADDFGLAFLHSSLAESFGKLKWLLLSDFDDESGSSLVNFLQKLFFLESLYLMDNSFRELFPCKQGHIWKQDFQGDAFLPNLQNLYVCECHCLTILMPSTTSFKNLKYIVAFNCNGLDKVLSCEAAKTLVNLTTMDIRGCNLVTGVVANDGDKEEEIVFGQLRTLQLSRLSSLTCFCSANYSFKFPRLEQVTVTQCPKFNIFSPGVLSTPMLKKIQLTEGYNDQEYFWKDDLNSTIQQIFTNMVGYRNFEHLTLSEFPNVKEKIWNGQLSNDFFGNLKSLVVDKFLDILTGIPSNVLCYFKNLELLDVESCESLKQVFHLEENHQEISGLQKLKSLKIDNCNNLRCIFTPSILLGLVQLQEIEVKNCALIEEIIKKEEEKDGVSDKIIIPQLNSVMLESLPSLTSFYSGRNILECPPLETIIIKDCQKVQMKEFSIHLASCFTEKVELPTSGSSSWFQNLTILVIGGFDHLKYLLPSSMSKSFFKLKKLEIINCMFMERVIDEDEGRTRTMLFPKLYQLELRDLPKLTTFCNSTASFVEMSSLSRLRINDCPGIQTFISSSIYSDMTSSSKEPKGMTAKEDSTHMLSLFDKKVRLPSLEILHITYANQLVKLWDNQVSLDSFGKLIRVTIRFCKRLVSVFPSNMLGSHQKLEFLEVQNCDSVEEIFEVLEKSSGMVEEIVAKEETILRFVFSKLTQLNLQMLPSLKSFYPEIHVSEWPDLEVLKVHGCDNVKIFASELLSIRGSDGDSQQTLFFVYKDAFSSLEELELCEMPRLSHLWRGNFQPGNAFQNLETLKVSECDSLENSCFSMMSLQNLETLQVSKCDGLRYLLTPSKAKTLDRLKRMNVSDCKLMVEIITHLGDEVVENSIVFGKLDCLELHCLSSLKSFCGGDYSFEFPFLQKVIVRKCSVMETFCHGVLSTPKLQRLQLTDGGEDAVEEFWEGNLNSTIQYLFKNMNVQYSKED; encoded by the exons ATGGCTGAGGAAATAGTAACCTGTGCTGCCACGAAACTTGCATCAAGAGCTGCAGAGTCGGCATATAATTTGCTTAAACAGCTGATATCATATGTGTTCAAGTACCAGAGCTACATCGACAACCTCAAAAATCAAGTTGAGGATCtcagaaataaaagagaaacagtGGAGAAACCTGTAGAGTCGGCTGAAAGACAGGGGGAGGAGATTTATGAAGCTGTTAAGAAATGGTTGAGTGATGTAGATGACTTCACTGAAGGAGTAGCAAAAGCCATCATTGGGGATGAAGATAAAGCAAACAAGGGCAGGTGTTTAAAATTGAAGTCATGTTCTAATTTGATTCAACGTTACAAGCTTGGAAAGGAAGCAGCGAAAGCTGCAGTGACTGGGGCCACTCTGTTAGGGAAAGGCAACTTCCGTTGTTTTTCCTACCGTCCTGCTCTACAGAGGACAGAATCCATGTCTGTCAGAGGCTACGAGGCCTTTGATTCTAGAGAGCAAGTTTTGCGAGAAATTTTGGACACATTGAAGGATGTTAATGTTAACATGATTGGGGTGCATGGGATGGGAGGTGTGGGTAAAACTACATTGGTAAAAAAAGTAGGTTGGCAGGTGAGGGAGGACAAGTTATTTCATGAGGTGGCCATTGCTGAGGTAACACAAACCCCAGActacaaaaaaattcaagaaaaacttGCTTCCGATTTAGGCTTGGAATTTTGGCAGGAGAGTGAATATCAGAGGGCTAGTCAACTACGTTCCAGGataaagaaggagaagaagagattaCTTATAATACTGGATAATATTTGGACAAAACTTGACTTGGATGCGATTGGAATTCCTTTTGGGGATGcggagaaagaaagaaaagatgataAGATCAGGCCATGCACAATATTGTTAACTTCTAGAAATCGGGATTTATTAAGCAAAGATATGAAGACTCAAAAGAACATCTTTGTTCATCCGTTATCTGAAGATGACTCATGGAATTTGTTTCGGAAGATTGTGGGTGATTCTGCAGAAAGCTCTGATTTTCATCCTCTAGCAGATGAGTTTGTTACAAAATGTGCAGGTTTGCCAATTGCAATCTCAGCAATTGCAAATACATTGAAAAATGAGAGTCTTCCCTTTTGGAAGGATGCCTTGGTTAGACTTAAAAGGTCTACTCCAAGACATATTCCATATATGGAAGAAAGTGTGTATTCTACTATAGAGCTGAGTTACAATTTTCTGAAAATTGAGGAAGCTAAATCGCTATTTCTTCTTTGTGCTCTAAAAGATGCTGGTAGTAGCATGTCCATTGGTGACCTCTTAAAATATAGTatgggtttgaatttgtttgaagATGTATATACATTGGAAGAAGGAAGGAATAGATTGAACAGTTTGATAGATTATCTCAAAGCTTATTGTTTGTTGTTGGATGATGACAATGACCATGCAGTTAAAATGCATGATATTATTCATGATGTTGCTGTATCGATTGCTTCAACAGAGAAATTCatgtttaatattcaaaatgtcATCGGCTTGAAAGAAGTACTGGGGGAGAAAATACCAAAAGATTCAACTGCCATTTCTCTGCCCTATAGAGATATTTATGGCAAGCTTCCTCAACGATTAGAGTTTCCAAAACTGAAGTTGTTCTTCCTATTTATGAATAATCACTCACTACAAATCCCAGATGTTATTtttgaagaaatgaaagaaCTCAAAGTTTTAGATCTTACTGgatttcttttcttatcattACCTTCATCCCTTTCTTGCCTAAAAAACCTTCAAACACTCTGTTTGCATGACTGCCTATTGGATGATTTAAGAATTCTAGGAAAGCTAAGTAAATTAGAAATTCTTAGCTTCTTAAGGACTGACATTGAACTGTTGCCTGCAGAAATAGGACAATTGACTCAGTTGAAGTTATTAGATTTGAGCAATTGTATAAACCTTAAATACATTGCACCACATGTCATCTCCGGCTTGTCTCAATTAGAAGAACTATATATGGGAAACTGCCTTGTTCATTGGGAAGCTGAAGGAGTGGATAATGAAGGACGAAGAAATGCTAGTCTTGATGAGTTAAAGCAATTGTCAAACCTAACAACTTTACATCTTCATGTTCAAGATGCTCGAGTTATGCCGCAatactttttcttcaagaaattgaaaagttatcatttatttataggAGATAAATGGAAGTGGTCTGATAAATATTGCAGTTCAACTTCAAGAACATTCAAACTGAAGATAAGTGATAATGTTTATTTGGGGCATGGAATTAAAAGTTTGTTGAAGATGACTGAAGATCTCTTCCTTGAGGAAATGAATGGAGTTAGATATGTTGTTTATGAACTCAATGTGGATGGTTTTCCACATTTAAAGCATCTGCATGTAGAGGATGGTCAGGATATTTTGTATATCATTAACTCAGTTGCTTTGAAAGTAGCCTTTCCCAAGTTGGAGTCCTTGATCCTctgtaatttgattaaattggaGAAGATATGTCATGGTCAACTTAATGCAGTGTCTTTTAGCAAATTAAGgatcataaaaatagaaaagtgtGATAGATTGGAGTATCTATTTGCATCCTTCATGGCAAAAAACCTTATGCAGCTACAAGAAATTGAAGTGACTTATTGTAAGAACCTAAAAGAGCTTTTTGGTGAAGAaagtgatgatgatggtgatgaaaTTGAAAGAAATGATAAGATGGAGTTCAATCAATTGTGTTCATTGACACTACAATGCCTACCCAAATTCATTAAGATCGATTCCAACTTGGCt GTTGTCTTTCCAAGATTGGAGAACTTGAAACTATGTTCAATTAATGTTGAGAATACATGGCTTGATCGACctctatcaattttttcttatagtCAGTGCTTAAAAAGCTTAAGCATTGAGGAGTGTCATGgcttaaattatttgttttcctCTGCTATGGTCAAAAGGCTTAATGAACTCCAAAAGTTGGTGATAAGAAATTGTAAGTCAATGGAAGTAATAGTTGACTCAAAAGGGGTACAAGGAGAAGAAACGATAATTTATATGAGTTTTCCTAAACTGTTGTACATGAAGCTTGAACTTTTGCCAAAACTCACAAATTTTGGCATTGGGAATTTGATTGAATTCCCCTCCTTAAAAGAACTTCACATTGAGGGATGCTCTAACTTGAAGACATTCTTATGCAAATCTTTTCATCTAGACACtgtgagagaagaagaagaaaaagtgaaTTTGGAAAACTACTTTATGAATATAAATCCTCTATTTGATGAAAAG GTTGCTTTTCCCAGCTTGGAGGAGATGGTGCTTTCACACTTGGATAACTTGCAACTGATATGGCACAACCAAAAACTCCATGCAAAATCCTTTTGCAAACTAAAAGAAGTGAGAGTTGAATTCTGTGGAAAGTTATTGACTATTGTTCCATCGAATACTCAAGGAAATCTGACCTTTCATTATCTAAAGAGATTGACTATTGTGGGTTGTCAGAGTATGAAAAGTCTCTTTCCAGTTTCTATGGCTATTGACCTCGTGCAACTTGAACATCTAGATATAAGTTTGTGTGGGTTAGAGATAATTGTTTCTGAGGAGGAAGTTAAGGGAGCCCCTACATTTTTGTTTCCACAATTAAAATCTATCTACCTTTCCCATTTAAAGGAGCTCAAATATTTCTACCCGCGGTTGCATACAATAGAGTGGCCGATGCTAAGCACATTGGTTGTGGTTGATTGCAAGAAGATAAAAgttcatgattttgaattttctagctTCCAAGAAAGAGACAAGGAGAGGGAACCTgccattttttatttagaaaag GTCATACCAAATTTGGAAATGTTGAGTTTTGGCGCTGATGACTTTGGATTGGCATTCCTTCACAGTAGTCTAGCTGAGAGCTTTGGCAAGCTTAAATGGCTTTTGTTGAGTGACTTTGATGATGAATCTGGTTCTTCTCTGGTCAATTtccttcaaaaattattttttttggaatCACTTTATCTTATGGATAATAGTTTTAGAGAGCTATTTCCTTGCAAACAAGGACATATATGGAAACAAGATTTTCAAGGGGACGCATTTCTTCCGAATCttcaaaatttatatgtatgtgAATGTCAttgtttgacaattttaatgccatctacaacatctttcaaaaatcttaaatatatagtCGCATTCAATTGCAATGGATTAGACAAGGTACTATCATGTGAAGCAGCCAAAACTCTAGTAAATCTCACAACAATGGATATAAGAGGGTGTAATTTAGTTACAGGGGTAGTAGCAAATGATggagacaaagaagaagagattgttttTGGCCAATTGAGGACTTTGCAGCTTTCTCGTTTGTCAAGCCTCACATGTTTTTGTTCAGCcaattattccttcaaattcccTCGTTTGGAGCAAGTTACTGTGACTCAATGCCCAAAATTCAACATCTTTTCTCCAGGCGTGTTAAGCACACCAATGCTAAAGAAAATACAACTGACAGAAGGATATAATGatcaagaatatttttggaAGGATGATCTCAATTCTACCATCCAgcaaatatttacaaatatg gtTGGCTATCGTAACTTTGAACATTTGACGCTCTCTGAATTTCCCAacgtgaaagaaaaaatatggaatGGTCAGTTGTCAAACGACTTTTTCGGGAATTTAAAGTCTCTGGTGGTGGATAAATTTTTGGATATATTAACTGGTATTCCATCCAATGTGCTATGCtacttcaaaaatttggaaCTGTTGGATGTTGAAAGTTGTGAGTCCCTAAAACAAGTGTTTCATTTGGAGGAAAATCATCAAGAAATTTCAGGCTTACAGAAAttgaaatcattgaaaattgacaattgcAACAACTTGAGATGCATATTTACTCCATCTATACTGTTGGGTCTTGTTCAACTCCAAGAGATAGAGGTGAAAAACTGTGCATTAATTGAAGAAATCATcaaaaaggaagaggaaaaggATGGAGTGagcgataaaattataattcctCAATTGAACTCTGTTATGCTTGAGTCATTGCCTAGCTTGACAAGCTTCTATTCTGGAAGAAATATTTTGGAATGTCCTCCCTTGGAAACTATTATCATTAAGGACTGTCAAAAGGTCCAAATGAAGGAGTTCAGTATTCATCTTGCGTCATGTTTCACTGAAAAG GTTGAATTACCCACCTCAGGATCATCTTCTTGGTTCCAGAATTTAACAATCTTGGTCATCGGTGGCTTTgatcatttaaaatatttattaccaTCTTCTATGTCgaaaagttttttcaaactgaAGAAGCTTGAGATAATTAATTGTATGTTCATGGAAAGAGtaattgatgaagatgaagggaGAACAAGAACGATGCTGTTTCCTAAATTATACCAACTAGAGCTTAGAGATCTTCCAAAACTCACAACATTCTGCAATTCCACTGCAAGTTTTGTAGAAATGTCCTCCTTATCAAGACTGCGGATTAACGATTGCCCTGGTATTCAAACATTCATCTCTAGTTCTATATATAGTGATATGACATCATCAAGCAAAGAACCTAAAGGAATGACTGCAAAGGAGGACTCTACCCACATGCTATCTCTTTTTGATAAGAAG GTAAGACTCCCTAGTTTGGAGATATTGCACATCACCTATGCTAATCAGTTGGTAAAATTATGGGACAATCAAGTCTCTCTGGATtcatttggaaaattaattagagTGACTATAAGATTTTGTAAAAGACTTGTAAGTGTTTTTCCATCTAACATGCTTGGGAGTCACCAGAAGCTAGAATTTTTGGAAGTACAAAACTGTGATTCAGTTGAAGAGATATTTGAAGTACTTGAGAAAAGCTCTGGCATGGTGGAGGAAATTGTTGCTAAGGAGGAAACAATCCTTAGGTTTGTGTTTTCTAAATTAACCCAGTTGAATCTACAGATGCTACCAAGTCTCAAAAGTTTCTACCCGGAGATACATGTTTCAGAATGGCCAGATTTAGAAGTTTTGAAGGTGCATGGATGTGATAATGTGAAGATCTTTGCTTCAGAATTATTGAGCATCCGAGGGAGTGATGGAGACAGTCAACAAACACTGTTTTTTGTTTACAAG GACGCATTCTCTAGCTTGGAAGAACTAGAATTATGTGAAATGCCCAGGCTATCACATCTGTGGAGAGGAAATTTTCAGCCTGGcaatgcttttcaaaatctcGAGACTCTAAAAGTGTCAGAATGTGACAGTTTAGAAAATTCCTGTTTCTCAATGATGTCTCTCCAGAATTTAGAAACTCTGCAAGTTTCTAAGTGTGATGGGTTGAGATATTTACTGACCCCCTCGAAAGCTAAAACTCTGGATCGACTTAAAAGAATGAATGTATCGGATTGCAAATTGATGGTGGAAATTATAACACATTTGGGAGATGAGGTAGTAGAGAATTCAATTGTTTTCGGCAAATTGGATTGTTTGGAACTTCACTGTTTGTCCAGCCTTAAAAGCTTTTGTGGTGGGGATTATTCTTTTGAATTTCCATTCTTGCAAAAAGTAATAGTCAGAAAATGCTCGGTGATGGAGACTTTTTGTCATGGAGTTTTAAGCACACCAAAGCTCCAAAGACTACAGTTGACAGATGGAGGAGAGGATGCAGTAGAAGAATTTTGGGAAGGCAACCTTAATTCCACCATACAgtatttgttcaaaaatatg AATGTGCAGTATTCCAAAGAAGATTGA
- the LOC123218247 gene encoding pentatricopeptide repeat-containing protein At3g57430, chloroplastic-like, with translation MSYTQPLVPLSSQPLTSPQTHRPPATAVSFPAPTSHSSSNASWVECLRFKTRCNQFHEAIFTYIEMTRSGAQPDNFAFPAVLKAVAGLQDLNLGKQIHAHVFKYGYGSSSVTVANSLVNLYSKCSSVLWEVYKVFDKISERDQVSWNSMINALCRFEEWELALEAFRLMLGDDVEPSSFTLVSMALVCSNLPKRQGLRLGKEVHGYSLRVGDWKTFTINALMAMYAKFCRVDDAKILFASFKNRDLVSWNTIISSLSQNDGFVEALWFLSGMVREGIKPDGVTIASVLPACSHLEMLDAGKEIHAFALRNDILRGNSFVGSALVDMYCNCAEIDSGRRVFDCILDRKIALWNAMITGYAQNEYDEEALKLFIEMEKVAGLCPNATTMASVVPACVRSEAFPYKEGIHGYVVKRGLERNQYVQNALMDMYSRMGKIEISETIFDSMEARDRVSWNTMITGYTICGRHSEALLLLREMQRMEEKISENDEDNKDETSVSLKPNSITLMTVLPGCAALSALAKGKEIHAYATRNMLATDVAVGSALVDMYSKCGYLNLSRRVFDLMPFRNVITWNVVIMAYGMHGKGEEALELFRLMVMEGARGGDVKPNEVTFIAVFVACSHAGMVDEGINLFYRMKEDHGIEPTPDHYACVVDLLGRAGKVEEAYQLINTMPAEFDKIGAWSSLLGACRIHQNVQIGETAAHNLLILEPDVASHYVLLSNIYSSAGLWDKAMVVRKKMREMGVRKEPGCSWIEFGDEIHKFVAGDGSHEQSERLHGFLEILSERMRKEGYVPDTSCVLHNVDEEEKETLLCGHSEKLAIAFGILNTLPGTTIRVAKNLRVCNDCHLASKFISKIEGREIILRDVKRFHHFRNGTCSCGDYW, from the coding sequence ATGTCCTACACTCAACCTCTCGTTCCCCTCTCTTCACAGCCACTCACTTCCCCCCAAACCCACCGCCCACCTGCCACCGCCGTCTCTTTTCCAGCACCCACTTCCCATTCAAGCTCCAACGCCTCATGGGTCGAGTGTCTCCGCTTCAAAACCCGCTGCAACCAATTCCATGAAGCCATTTTCACCTATATTGAAATGACCCGTTCCGGTGCCCAACCCGATAACTTTGCTTTCCCTGCAGTTCTGAAGGCCGTGGCTGGTCTTCAGGATTTGAATTTGGGGAAACAGATCCATGCTCATGTTTTCAAATACGGGTACGGGTCATCTTCGGTGACCGTAGCCAATTCTCTTGTGAATTTGTACAGTAAATGTAGTAGTGTTTTGTGGGAAGTGTATAaggtgtttgataaaattagtgAAAGAGACCAAGTGTCTTGGAATTCAATGATTAATGCATTGTGTCGTTTTGAGGAATGGGAGCTAGCGTTAGAAGCGTTTAGGTTGATGTTAGGTGATGATGTAGAGCCTAGTTCTTTTACTTTGGTGAGCATGGCGCTTGTGTGTTCGAATTTGCCAAAGCGCCAGGGTTTGAGGCTTGGGAAGGAAGTACATGGGTATAGTCTAAGAGTGGGTGATTGGAAAACATTTACCATTAATGCTTTGATGGCAATGTATGCAAAGTTCTGTAGAGTTGATGATGCAAAAATTTTGTTTGCGTCATTTAAAAATCGCGATTTGGTTTCGTGGAATACAATTATAAGTTCATTGTCTCAAAATGATGGGTTTGTAGAAGCACTGTGGTTTTTGAGTGGTATGGTACGTGAAGGGATTAAACCTGATGGAGTCACGATTGCAAGTGTGCTTCCTGCTTGCTCACACTTGGAGATGCTAGATGCTGGAAAGGAAATTCATGCTTTTGCATTGAGAAATGATATCTTAAGGGGTAACTCTTTTGTTGGTAGTGCTTTAGTTGATATGTATTGTAATTGTGCAGAGATTGATAGTGGTCGGCGAGTTTTTGATTGTATTTTGGATAGAAAAATTGCACTTTGGAATGCTATGATTACCGGTTATGCACAAAACGAGTATGATGAGGAAGCATTGAAGCTATTCATTGAGATGGAAAAGGTTGCTGGACTTTGTCCGAATGCCACCACAATGGCGAGTGTTGTGCCTGCTTGTGTGCGTAGTGAAGCATTTCCCTACAAAGAAGGAATCCATGGATATGTAGTAAAGCGGGGATTAGAGAGAAACCAGTATGTACAAAATGCACTTATGGATATGTACTCTAGAATGGGGAAGATAGAGATTTCAGAGACTATTTTTGACAGCATGGAGGCTAGAGATAGAGTATCTTGGAACACAATGATCACTGGTTATACTATTTGTGGACGTCATAGTGAGGCACTTCTTCTGTTGCGTGAGATGCAAAGAATGGAAGAAAAAATAAGTGAGAATGATGAGGACAATAAGGATGAGACATCAGTTTCACTGAAACCAAATTCAATAACCCTCATGACAGTCCTACCTGGTTGTGCTGCTCTGTCAGCTTTAGCAAAGGGTAAAGAGATTCATGCTTATGCCACAAGAAATATGTTGGCGACTGATGTTGCCGTGGGAAGTGCATTAGTTGACATGTACTCCAAATGTGGCTATTTGAACTTATCTAGAAGAGTTTTTGACCTGATGCCCTTTAGAAATGTGATAACCTGGAATGTTGTTATCATGGCTTATGGAATGCATGGTAAAGGAGAGGAAGCCTTAGAATTGTTCAGATTGATGGTGATGGAAGGAGCTAGGGGCGGGGATGTAAAGCCTAATGAAGTTACTTTTATTGCAGTTTTTGTAGCATGTAGTCATGCAGGGATGGTTGATGAAGGGATAAACTTATTCTATAGAATGAAAGAGGACCATGGGATTGAACCTACACCAGATCACTATGCTTGTGTCGTTGACTTGCTTGGTCGGGCAGGTAAAGTGGAGGAAGCATATCAACTCATAAACACAATGCCTGCAGAGTTTGACAAAATAGGTGCATGGAGTAGCTTGCTTGGTGCTTGTCGGATTCACCAGAATGTACAAATTGGGGAAACTGCAGCTCATAATCTCTTGATCCTGGAACCTGATGTGGCAAGCCATTATGTTCTCCTCTCCAATATCTACTCATCTGCTGGACTCTGGGACAAGGCAATGGTTGTCCGGAAGAAGATGAGAGAAATGGGAGTAAGAAAAGAGCCGGGTTGTAGTTGGATTGAGTTTGGAGATGAGATTCACAAGTTTGTAGCTGGGGACGGATCACATGAACAAAGTGAGAGGCTCCATGGATTCCTCGAAATCCTTTCCGAAAGAATGAGAAAGGAGGGTTATGTGCCTGATACTTCTTGTGTTCTTCACAATGTTGATGAGGAGGAGAAAGAAACTTTACTCTGTGGACACAGTGAGAAATTGGCAATAGCTTTTGGTATACTCAATACCCTTCCTGGAACCACCATTAGAGTTGCCAAGAACCTCAGAGTTTGCAATGACTGCCATCTTGCTAGTAAATTTATCTCGAAGATAGAGGGTAGAGAAATCATCCTGAGAGATGTAAAGAGGTTCCATCATTTTAGAAATGGAACTTGTTCCTGTGGAGATTACTGGTGA